GGCTTCAGTACGCGCCGCTCACCGCCGCGCTGCTCTCGCCGGCCAGCACGGCCTCGATGTCGTTCAACAATCCGCTGGCACCGAAGCGAATACGCTGCGGATTCAGGGCCGATTCGCCCAGCAGCTCCGCCGCGAGCATCAGATAGCCTCGCGCCTCCACGACCGAGCGGATCCCGCCCGACGCCTTGAACCCCGCCGCACCCAGACCACTGGCGGCGATCTCCTGCAGCATCGTCTTTGCAGCAGCAGGCGTGGCAGACACCGCACTCTTGCCGGTGCTGGTCTTGACGAAATCCGCTCCCGCCATCAGCGACAACCGCGTGGCCTCGGCAATCAGCGCCGAGGTGGTCAGCTCGCCCGACTCGATGATCACCTTCAGCGTCAACGGCCGCGTGGCGTGGCGCACCTCGGAGAGAAACTCCGCCACATCGCTGGCCTGACCGGCGATCAGCGCGCGGTAAGGCAGCACCACATCCACCTCCTGCGCACCGGCCTGGGCGATGGTCTGGATGTCGGTGAGGGTGC
The Roseateles amylovorans genome window above contains:
- the deoC gene encoding deoxyribose-phosphate aldolase, whose protein sequence is MKTDMSLEAAARLALQCLDLTSLNDADTDDDIAALCRRAIGSPSRGPVAAVCVWPRFVAQARAALPAQIRVAAVANFPDGALDLPRTLTDIQTIAQAGAQEVDVVLPYRALIAGQASDVAEFLSEVRHATRPLTLKVIIESGELTTSALIAEATRLSLMAGADFVKTSTGKSAVSATPAAAKTMLQEIAASGLGAAGFKASGGIRSVVEARGYLMLAAELLGESALNPQRIRFGASGLLNDIEAVLAGESSAAVSGAY